A single Botrytis cinerea B05.10 chromosome 1, complete sequence DNA region contains:
- the Bcenv7 gene encoding Bcenv7: MAQYFLDLLYTLTNCMSCFPGSPQLKINNRSFKILRLLGEGGFSYVYLVQDTSSDNTYAVKKIRCPFGQESVALAMKEVEAYALFSPHPNIIHSVDYCVSADRSDPGAKTVYILLPYYRRGNLQDIINANLVNHTKFPEKRLMVLFLGVLNALKAMHQYKVRGGPGGANSVNKAKKVRADAARADQEAEEEVESRRGRQRGRETDDDSEQQEPLMDGEVTMSQEGIAPGGARAYAHRDIKPGNIMIDDDGVQPILMDLGSLAPSPTPITSRSLALAVQDQAAEHSTMPYRAPELFDVKTGSTIDTKVDIWSLGCTLYACLVGKSPFEMRSDETGGSLSICVLGGDWRFPDEGAGGKKKTTNQTGQSEDSGISESIREVVRKCLKVEPSERPDVDELMEIVRGVIEELPEDGPS; encoded by the exons ATGGCTCAATACTTTCTCGATTTATTATACACCCTCACAAACTGCATGAGTTGTTTTCCGGGCTCTCCGCAGCTCAAAATAAACAATCGCAGTTTCAAGATACTGCGATTACTGGGCGAGGGCGGGTTTTCCTACGTCTATCTCGTGCAAGATACCAGCAGTGACAATACCTACGCGGTCAAGAAAATCCGATGTCCCTTCGGCCAAGAATCCGTGGCGCTCGCCATGAAAGAAGTAGAAGCCTATGCGCTCTTCTCGCCGCATCCAAATATAATACACAGCGTGGATTACTGTGTCTCTGCGGATCGATCAGACCCCGGAGCGAAGACGGTGTATATCCTGCTACCATATTATCGACGCGGAAATTTGCAAGATATAATCAATGCGAATCTGGTGAACCATACGAAGTTTCCAGAGAAGAGACTGatggttttgtttttgggggttttgaATGCACTGAAGGCGATGCATCAATATAAAGTTCGAGGAGGACCAGGTGGTGCGAATAGTGTGAATAAGGCGAAGAAAGTAAGGGCGGATGCGGCGCGGGCAGATCAGGAAGCTGAAGAGGAAGTAGAATCGAGGAGGGGAAGacagagagggagagaaaccGATGACGACAGTGAGCAACAGGAACCGCTCATGGATGGGGAAGTTACCATGAGTCAAGAAGGCATTGCGCCAGGAGGAGCTAGGGCATATGCGCATAGAGATATTAAACCAG GAAACATCATGATTGACGACGACGGGGTCCAACCCATTTTAATGGATCTCGGATCTCTAGCTCCCTCACCCACACCCATAACATCGCGATCACTCGCCCTAGCAGTACAAGACCAAGCAGCCGAGCACTCCACCATGCCTTACCGCGCCCCCGAACTCTTCGACGTAAAAACCGGCAGTACCATCGACACCAAAGTCGACATCTGGTCACTGGGCTGCACATTATACGCATGTCTTGTTGGAAAATCGCCTTTCGAAATGCGCAGCGACGAGACGGGAGGAAGTCTAAGTATTTGCGTATTAGGTGGCGATTGGCGATTTCCCGACGAGGGAGCCggtggaaagaagaagactaCGAACCAGACGGGACAAAGTGAAGACAGTGGTATTAGCGAAAGTATACGGGAGGTGGTGCGAAAATGTTTGAAGGTAGAACCGAGTGAGAGACCAGATGTGGATGAACTGATGGAGATTGTACGGGGGGTAATCGAGGAGTTGCCCGAGGATGGCCCTTCATGA
- the Bcmgm101 gene encoding Bcmgm101: MAAFIPRASRSLATDAAASVSRFSAVSKITSLTCQSRHFSQNVRNAAVPGSSYTPRPSTATKSPTSYAAPATNPKGPENAIDSQSPIKDMTEGLADQPLILDEGARQVDWARSFHGLSSQPFSKEAADILLAPIPADDVEVKPDGIIYLPEIKYRRILNRAFGPGGWGLAPRGETIVTEKSITREYALVAHGRLVSVARGEQDYFSPEGIPTATEGCKSNALMRCCKDLGVASELWDPRFIRKFMKQHAKQVWGEHVVTKKKKQLWMRKDDEVRYPYKESKFGA; the protein is encoded by the exons ATGGCAGCCTTTATACCTAGAGCTTCACGCTCATTAGCTACTGATGCAGCGGCATCGGTATCAAGATTCTCAGCAGTATCGAAAATTACAAGTCTGACTTGTCAATCGAGACACTTCTCCCAAAACGTTCGAAATGCGGCGGTTCCAGGTTCGAGCTATACACCAAGACCGTCGACCGCAACGAAGTCTCCCACAAGCTATGCTGCCCCTGCAACCAACCCCAAAGGACCAGAAAATGCGATAGATTCTCAATCGCCCATCAAAGATATGACTGAGGGACTTGCAGATCAACCACTGATTTTGGATGAGGGAGCTAGACAAGTCGACTGGGCGAGATCATTCCACGGATTGTCGTCGCAGCCATTTTCCAAAGAAGCTGCAGATATTCTACTTGCACCGATCCCTGCCGACGATGTGGAGGTCAAGCCAGATGGTATTATATACTTGCCAGAAATCAAATATCGAAGAATATTAAACAGGGCGTTTGGACCTGGTGGATGGGGTTTGGCACCAAGAGGGGAAACAATTGTCACGGAGAAGAGTATTACAAGAGAATATGCTCTTGTTGCTCATGGCCG ATTAGTATCCGTGGCTCGTGGTGAACAAGACTATTTCTCACCCGAAGGTATTCCAACCGCCACCGAAGGATGCAAATCGAACGCCTTGATGCGCTGCTGCAAGGATCTCGGCGTGGCCAGTGAGCTTTGGGATCCTAGATTTATCAGGAAGTTTATGAAGCAACATGCGAAGCAAGTTTGGGGTGAACATGTCGTaaccaagaagaagaagcaattaTGGATGAGGAAGGATGACGAAGTTAGATACCCATACAAGGAGTCAAAGTTTGGCGCATAG
- the Bccoa4 gene encoding Bccoa4 — translation MSNQPENNPPVATVVQDDDEPDEWDKRIFSTGCAEENSKMTDCYFEKKDWRLCKAELDTFKKCWKKHQNDQRTSTKDA, via the exons ATGTCGAATCAGCCAGAAAACAACCCCCCAGTTGCGACGGTTGTACAGGATGACGATGAGCCCGACGAATG GGACAAACGAATCTTTAGCACTGGATGTGCGG AAGAGAACTCGAAAATGACCGATTGCTActttgagaagaaggattggAGACTGTGCAAAGCAGAG CTTGATACTTTCAAAAAATGCTGGAAGAAGCATCAGAATGATCAGAGGACATCAACGAAGGATGCTTGA
- the Bcbpl1 gene encoding Bcbpl1, with amino-acid sequence MVARKMDVLVYSGNGSTIESVRHCLYTLRRLLSPIYAVIPVSDAVILKEPWTASCALLVFPGGADQGYCRSLNGEGNRRISQYVRRGGAYLGFCAGGYYGTSRCEFEVGNKQLEVVASRELQFYPGTCRGCAYKGFVYHSEAGAKAAEVKIEGSLQSGNAPQSFKSYYNGGGVFVDAGKFKDQGVEILATYVHPVDVDGGEDPAAVVYCKVGEGGAILTGPHPEFAAVNLDPTIKIPGYSDLVKDLAADDDSRTKFLKGCLSKLGLTVSEEASAAPSLSRIHLSSVHPPFVPELLASLEEIIEKENGEEIIKGENDTLHLERSESSWSVQSLVKSLSDAVVSTAEEKHTIESAKADDGIIDYNAIPKRVIFHETDWPSTKETPYFNHHAFYSNLRLYQQEKLSEAEEFGNTLLYGEVVTSTNTMLEKNPKLLSRLPMGFTFTATTQIAGRGRGSNVWVSPLGCLIWSVCMKHPMELGNKAPVVFIQYLAAIAIVEAIHSYDKGYDTVPIKLKWPNDIYVQDPSKPGKREYVKVGGILVNSSYSSGNYDLVVGIGLNIKNAAPTTSLNTLLPPHLAPITLEKFLARFLTKFETIYKTFCRNGFDRKLEEVYYKHWLHTDQIVTLETEGGARAIIRGITTDWGLLRAEELGWEDRPTGKVWELQSDSNSFDFLKGLLKRKV; translated from the exons ATGGTCGCAAGAAAGATGGACGTCCTGGTCTACTCAG GCAATGGAAGTACAATTGAGTCTGTCCGCCACTGTCTTTATACGTTACGGCGGTTGCTATCGCCAATTTACGCAGTGATTCCTGTTAGCGATGCTGTCATTCTCAAAGAGCCTTGGACCGCTTCTTGTGCTCTTCTTGTATTTCCAGGGGGTGCAGACCAAGGATACTGCCGTTCCCTCAATGGAGAAGGCAATAGACGTATCTCACAGTATGTGCGTAGAGGCGGTGCTTATCTTGGATTTTGTGCCGGAGGCTACTATGGTACCTCAAGATGTGAGTTCGAAGTCGGCAATAAACAGCTAGAGGTCGTTGCGTCACGTGAATTACAATTCTACCCAGGTACCTGTAGAGGATGTGCTTACAAAGGGTTTGTGTACCACAGTGAAGCGGGTGCAAAGGCTGCAGAGGTCAAGATTGAGGGCTCGCTTCAAAGTGGAAATGCCCCTCAAAGTTTCAAATCATATTACAATGGCGGGGGTGTTTTCGTCGATGCAGGGAAGTTTAAAGACCAGGGGGTAGAAATACTTGCTACTTATGTGCATcctgttgatgttgatggcgGCGAAGATCCTGCAGCGGTCGTCTATTGCAAAGTCGGTGAAGGCGGGGCAATATTGACTGGGCCGCATCCAGA ATTTGCTGCCGTGAATCTGGACCCCACGATAAAGATACCTGGATACTCGGACCTTGTGAAAGATTTGGCCGCAGATGACGACTCGCGAACAAAGTTCTTGAAAGGATGTCTATCGAAATTGGGGTTGACTGTGAGCGAAGAAGCTTCCGCAGCGCCGTCTCTATCTCGCATTCACCTTTCATCTGTTCATCCACCTTTTGTTCCAGAGTTACTAGCTTCATTAGAAGAAATCATCGAAAAGGAGAATGGTGAAGAGATTATCAAGGGCGAAAACGACACCCTTCATCTTGAGAGATCGGAGAGTAGCTGGTCGGTTCAATCTTTAGTCAAGTCGCTTTCTGATGCAGTCGTCTCTACGGCAGAAGAAAAGCACACAATTGAGTCAGCTAAAGCAGATGATGGAATTATTGATTACAATGCTATTCCCAAACGAGTCATTTTTCATGAGACGGATTGGCCGAGCACTAAGGAAACGCCATATTTTAACCACCATGCATTCTACTCCAATTTGCGACTCTATCAGCAAGAAAAATTGAGCGAGGCcgaagaatttggaaataCTCTTTTATATGGAGAGGTGGTTACTAGTACAAATACGATGTTGGAAAA GAACCCGAAGCTTCTTTCTAGGCTTCCTATGGGCTTCACTTTCACAGCTACAACACAGATTGCCGGACGTGGCCGTGGTTCCAATGTTTGGGTTTCTCCTCTGGGGTGCTTGATCTGGTCTGTTTGCATGAAACATCCCATGGAACTTGGAAATAAAGCACCAGTTGTCTTCATACAGTATTTAGCAGCAATTGCTATTGTTGAAGCTATTCATTCATATGATAAAGGCTATGATACAGTGCCAATTAAACTCAAGTGGCCCAACGATATTT ATGTCCAAGATCCATCTAAACCCggaaaaagagaatatgTCAAAGTTGGGGGTATTCTCGTTAATTCCTCGTATTCATCTGGAAATTATGATTTGGTCGTAGGTATAGGtcttaatatcaaaaacgcAGCGCCAACAACATCACTCAACACTCTCCTGCCACCACATCTCGCACCAATCACTCTTGAAAAATTTCTTGCTCGCTTCCTCACGAAATTCGAAACAATCTATAAAACTTTCTGTAGAAACGGCTTTGACAGAAAATTGGAGGAAGTGTATTATAAACACTGGTTGCATACGGATCAAATAGTTACCTTGGAGACAGAAGGTGGTGCAAGAGCTATCATTAGGGGTATCACTACGGATTGGGGATTGCTACGTGCGGAAGAATTAGGCTGGGAGGATAGACCTACAGGAAAGGTTTGGGAGTTGCAAAGTGATAGCAATagctttgatttcttgaaagGATTGCTGAAACGAAAGGTTTAG